From Treponema sp. OMZ 787:
CTGAAACAAAGCGGTGAGATGTTCCGTGGAAGCCGTAGCGGCGGATCTTATATTTTTCGTAATACTCGTAGGGAAGAGCATAGATATAGTTTTCTGCAGGCATTGTTTGATGGAAGGCCGTATCAAAAACTCCTACCATGGGAGTGTTCGGCATAAGGGCCTTACAAGCTTCAATTCCCATAATATTTGCAGGGTTGTGCAAGGGAGCAAGGTCGATACATGATTTGATACCGGCCATTACCCTGTCATCCAAAAGAACGGACTTATTGAATTCTTCTCCGCCGTGAACGACTCGGTGACCTACAGCCGTAATCTCGTCCATAGATTTTACAACGCCATGATTTTTGTCGATGAGTGCATCCAAAACAAGCTGAATAGCCTTTTTGTGATCATCCATTTTTTCTTCAATTAAAACGGCATCCATTCCTTTTTTTTCGTGCTTAATGCGAGAACCTTCAATACCGATTCTTTCGACAAGGCCTTTTACCAAAACATCTTCGTTAGTCATATCAATTAGCTGATACTTTAAAGAAGAGCTTCCGCAGTTGATAACCAATATCTTCATTATATATCTCCTTAAAAATGAAAAGTAATATTATCAACTATAATACCTCAAAATATAATAAAAGTCTATCTATATAAAGGCTTGTTTTTTAATAATTTTTACATTATAATGGAATTTATAATCCTCAATTTATAAAGTATTAGGAGAAAGCTATGGTCGAAAAAGAAAAGAGTAAATCGGCATTTGCAGTTTTTTTGCAAAATAATCTTAATTTTATAATAGCAATAATTGTGTTTTTAATTTTTACGGCCTTCAGCTTTATTAAATTAGGAAGAAATATTGAAAACCAAGTCTACGATGCAATGTTAAGACTTAAACCTGAAATCGAAGAAAAAAGCGAAGTTCTCCTTTTAAATGTAGACGATTTTTCCATAGAGCAAGTAGGTTCCTGGCCTTGGTCGAGGGATGTCTTAGCCGATGTTTTAATTCGCTTAAAGGAGGTCGGCGGCAAGGCTGCCGTTTTCGATATTGAATATCTGTCCGCAGGAAGGGCAGGTGCAAACAACACTTATGTAGAACACGAACTGCCTAAGCAATATTCGGCTGTGCGTCAGGAATTCGGAGAATATATAAAAGAATTTTCGGATGCCGTCGCAAGCAAAAACATTCCGCTTTCTGAAGTAAAAACAATAGGAAGGGATATGTCCGACTATTTTCAATTAAGGATTGAAGAGCTTTCCGATTCAATTAAACATAATGTTTTTAGGGATAATGATGTTTATATGGGGGCTGCAGCCGGTTTTTTTGAAAATTCTTTTTTAACCATAAACGCAGTAAACATAAACATAAGCAGCGAAACAAAGGAACTAAAAGACTTTGCCTATAATAATTTCTTGTTTACAAATATCGAAGATGAGGCAGGTCTTTTAAAAAAAGAAACATTGGCAAACCGCAAGGCAGCAAATGAAGAGTACGGTATGGCACCGGCTATTATGCCGATACTCAAATATGCAAGAGGGGCGGGATTTCCTAATGTAGTTATAGACGAGGACGGTGTACGCCGCCGCATTTCTCTTTTAACTGAATATGAAGGCAGGTACATAGGCCAGCTGGTTTTTACTCCAATCCTTCACATCCTTGAGCCGGAAAAAATTATCCGTACGGGAAGACGCCTGATTTTGAAAAATGCCAAGGATCCGTCCGATTTGGAAAAAAGAAAGGATCTTATAATCCCTCTTGATGAGGATGGAAACCTTTTAATCAATTGGCTAAAAAAACGCTTTGCCGACACCGACAACCCCGAAAACGGCAGTTTTAAAAGTCTATCGGTTTATGCCCTTACCTATGCCGACATAATGGAAAAGAATTTAGTTTCACTTTTGGAAGCCATAAAAAATTTGCAAATCAGAACTGCTGAAGGATACCTGTCTTATCATAGTGCAGTTACTTCTTTAGAAAGTGAATATTCAAGACTAGGTGAATGGAAGAATGAGTTACTAAATAAAAACAGGCAAGACTTTAAAGAATACTTTACAGCCCGGGACTCTTTTTTTGATAATTACAGCAAATTTTTAAGCGGAGATTTCGATAAGGAAATCATCGGACTTTTTGCAAAGATAAAAGAACAAAGCGGCTCTACCGAATACGATACGATAGAAGCCTATGCTGCAGACCTTTTTACAAAGGCAAAAGAAGAATATAAAAACTATTCCGATCATATAAACTATATCAAAGGTTTTTGTAACAATGCCTTTGCAATTATAGGATATAGCGGTGTAGGAACATCTGATTTGGGTGTTAACCCCTTTTGGAAGTCATATCCCAATGTAGGTACCCATGCCAATATTTACAACACAATCATGAATGAGGATTTTATAACTCCTCTTCCAAAATGGGTTTCAATTATCCTTGCTTTTGCAATTGCAATATTTACAGCCTTTATTCTAAAAAAAGTAGAAAGAGGTTTTATCAAGGTACTTGTCGGAATCGTCTTATTAAGCTTAACTCTTTCTTTAGGAATTCTTTTATTCGTATTCGGCAAGATATACCTCCAGCTCTTTCTTCCGGTTGTAACGGTGGTTATCAGCTTTATAGTAATCCTCTTACTTAACTTTATTTTCAGTGAAAAAGAAAAAGGTTTTTTAAGAAAAGCTTTCGGTGTTTATCTTTCGGACGATGTTGTAAACGAAATTATTTCCGACCCCGACAAACTCACTCTTGGCGGAGAACAAAAAAGAATTACGGCTCTGTTCACCGACATAAAATCCTTCTCTACCCTTTCGGAAAAAATTACGCCTGAACACTTGGTTTCCGTTTTAAATGTTTACCTCACTCAAATGAGTGATTTAATTTTACAAGAAAAAGGCACAATCGACAAATACATAGGAGATGCTATAGTTTCATTCTTCGGAGCTCCTACAGATTTACCCGATCATGCTTACAGGGCCTGTCTTGCCGCAATAAGGATGAAGCAGGCAGAGGCCGACCTCAACAAACAACTCTACGATGCAGGCGATATTCCAATGCCGATCTTTACACGAATAGGAATAAACACCGGAGAAATGGTTGTCGGCAACATGGGCACAGAAAAAAAGATGAACTACACTATCATGGGAAATGATGTAAACCTTGCAGCCCGTCTTGAAGGTGTAAACAAAAAATACGGCACATGGATATTGGCATCCGAATCTACATGGAACGAAACTAATGATGCTTTCTTAGGCCGCCGCCTCGACCGCGTAAGGGTTGTAGGTATCAATACTCCGGTTCAGCTTTACAATGTTATGGCAGTAAAATCGGAAGCCGATTCCGAAATGATAAGGCTTGTAGGCATATTTGAAAATGCAATAGATTTTTACAGACAAAGGGAATATCAAAAAGCCCTTAACCTTTTTAACAAGTGTTTGGAAGTCGCCCCGGATGATGAGCCTTCAAAGATGTATGTTGAAAGAATGAATATGCTTCTTGCAGATACTGAAACAGCCTCAACTCACAGCGACATTGTAAACATGACAAGTAAATAAATCTCTTTATTTTATAAGGATGCTAATATGAAAAATTTAACTCAAGGAAATGAGCTAAAACAAATAACGCTTTTTTCCTTACCGATGCTTTTAGGCAATATCTTTCAGCAATTATATAATGTGGTTGACAGCATTGTTGTAGGAAAAAACATAGGAGACCATGCACTTGCAGCCGTAGGAATTTCTTTTCCGGTATGGTTTATTTTTATATCACTTGTCATAGGTTTTACAATGGCTTGTAATATTTTAATAGCTCAATTTGTAGGAGCAAAAAAACACGAAGAAATAGACAAGGTAATTCAAACAAGCATATTGATTTTGTTTTGGGCAGGTCTTATAGTTACGGTCATCGGTATCTTTTTGGCTCCCTACATTTTAAAGATGATGAACACACCCTCGGATGTATTTGAAGAAGCCCTTATTTATTTAAGGCTGATTTTTAGCGGAATGATTTTTTTGTTTATATATAATGCCTTTACTGCCATGCTGAGAGGTTTCGGCGACTCGATGACTCCTCTTTATGCCCTGATAATTTCTACCTTAATAAACATAGGCCTTGACTGTTTATTTGTAATAGTATTTAAATGGGGAATTGCGGGAGCTGCAATAGCAACGGTGATAGCACAATTCGTTTCATGCTTTTGGCTTATACTTTATTCAAGAAAAAAATACGAAGCCTTTAGAGTAAACTTTTTTAAACTAAGGTTCGATAAGATTATATGTATGCAGTCCGTCAAAATGGGCTTCCCCTCAGGGATTCAGCAAGCCTTGGTCGGCGGAGGCTTTATGGCCCTCCTTTCGATTGTAAACACCTTCGGCACACAAACGGCAGCAGCTTATTCGGCCGCAGGAAAACTTGACGGCTTTATAGTTATGCCTGCCCTAAATATAGGA
This genomic window contains:
- a CDS encoding CHASE2 domain-containing protein — its product is MVEKEKSKSAFAVFLQNNLNFIIAIIVFLIFTAFSFIKLGRNIENQVYDAMLRLKPEIEEKSEVLLLNVDDFSIEQVGSWPWSRDVLADVLIRLKEVGGKAAVFDIEYLSAGRAGANNTYVEHELPKQYSAVRQEFGEYIKEFSDAVASKNIPLSEVKTIGRDMSDYFQLRIEELSDSIKHNVFRDNDVYMGAAAGFFENSFLTINAVNINISSETKELKDFAYNNFLFTNIEDEAGLLKKETLANRKAANEEYGMAPAIMPILKYARGAGFPNVVIDEDGVRRRISLLTEYEGRYIGQLVFTPILHILEPEKIIRTGRRLILKNAKDPSDLEKRKDLIIPLDEDGNLLINWLKKRFADTDNPENGSFKSLSVYALTYADIMEKNLVSLLEAIKNLQIRTAEGYLSYHSAVTSLESEYSRLGEWKNELLNKNRQDFKEYFTARDSFFDNYSKFLSGDFDKEIIGLFAKIKEQSGSTEYDTIEAYAADLFTKAKEEYKNYSDHINYIKGFCNNAFAIIGYSGVGTSDLGVNPFWKSYPNVGTHANIYNTIMNEDFITPLPKWVSIILAFAIAIFTAFILKKVERGFIKVLVGIVLLSLTLSLGILLFVFGKIYLQLFLPVVTVVISFIVILLLNFIFSEKEKGFLRKAFGVYLSDDVVNEIISDPDKLTLGGEQKRITALFTDIKSFSTLSEKITPEHLVSVLNVYLTQMSDLILQEKGTIDKYIGDAIVSFFGAPTDLPDHAYRACLAAIRMKQAEADLNKQLYDAGDIPMPIFTRIGINTGEMVVGNMGTEKKMNYTIMGNDVNLAARLEGVNKKYGTWILASESTWNETNDAFLGRRLDRVRVVGINTPVQLYNVMAVKSEADSEMIRLVGIFENAIDFYRQREYQKALNLFNKCLEVAPDDEPSKMYVERMNMLLADTETASTHSDIVNMTSK
- a CDS encoding MATE family efflux transporter; the encoded protein is MKNLTQGNELKQITLFSLPMLLGNIFQQLYNVVDSIVVGKNIGDHALAAVGISFPVWFIFISLVIGFTMACNILIAQFVGAKKHEEIDKVIQTSILILFWAGLIVTVIGIFLAPYILKMMNTPSDVFEEALIYLRLIFSGMIFLFIYNAFTAMLRGFGDSMTPLYALIISTLINIGLDCLFVIVFKWGIAGAAIATVIAQFVSCFWLILYSRKKYEAFRVNFFKLRFDKIICMQSVKMGFPSGIQQALVGGGFMALLSIVNTFGTQTAAAYSAAGKLDGFIVMPALNIGVALSSFTGQNIGAGKLDRVKRGLHASLLLALGITVTATTAIVIFGKSVMHLFVNNPEVIALGARYLIIVAPAYFFNTITFTLNGVIRGAGETVFPMISTLMAMWVFRVPAAAFLSRYLGSDGIWLAVSIGSAAGCLLTFIYYCSGKWKKKAAKILEIKNR